One window of Candidatus Nanosynbacter sp. HMT-352 genomic DNA carries:
- the rny gene encoding ribonuclease Y: MIEVIIAAAVGAGAGAAGLVGYQRTRQINGKNQIERDLADAKTKASDIVLKAKDEALKIENERRKEWQKTENRLADREKTLDNKLEELDRRAEKLRAHEDEVDNLKNEIRDIRSRQQEKLEKIAGLKKKDAADKLIQMTERDIKQDLVGLVSKLQHDAMDDAEERAQMILVTAMERMSSEVTAERTVTAVKLTDDEMKGRIIGKEGRNIQALQRETGVDILVDDTPGMIILSSFDPVRRQVARLSLEMLMKDGRIHPARIEEVVAKAKKQIEKEVRQAGEDAMRETGVVGIPKEMLLLLGELKFRTSFGQNVLKHSTEMAQIAGMIAEEIGADVRITKIATLLHDVGKAVSHKIEGKHHHIGAELARKYGMDERIVHAIEAHHDDIEATTPEAIIVRVCDAASAARPGARNVSAENFAERMRDLENVATSFEGIDKAYAISAGREVRVIVRPQTVDDLSAIKLARDIATKIESTMQYPGTIKVNVIRETRAIEFAK; this comes from the coding sequence ATGATAGAAGTAATTATTGCCGCGGCTGTTGGAGCTGGCGCGGGCGCTGCTGGTCTTGTTGGATATCAGAGAACTCGCCAAATTAACGGTAAAAATCAGATTGAGCGAGATCTGGCAGATGCGAAAACTAAGGCGAGCGACATTGTCCTTAAGGCTAAGGATGAGGCGCTTAAGATCGAAAACGAGCGTCGCAAGGAATGGCAAAAGACCGAAAATCGTTTGGCGGATCGCGAGAAGACTCTGGACAATAAATTGGAGGAGCTTGATCGACGAGCAGAAAAGTTGCGCGCGCATGAGGATGAAGTTGATAATCTTAAAAATGAAATTCGCGACATCCGCTCCAGACAGCAGGAGAAATTGGAAAAAATCGCTGGATTGAAGAAAAAAGACGCTGCCGATAAGTTAATTCAGATGACTGAGCGCGACATTAAGCAAGACTTGGTCGGTTTGGTGTCGAAATTACAGCATGACGCAATGGATGACGCTGAAGAACGGGCGCAAATGATCCTAGTGACCGCGATGGAGCGGATGAGTAGTGAAGTTACTGCTGAGCGCACGGTGACTGCGGTCAAGTTGACTGATGACGAGATGAAGGGTCGAATTATTGGTAAGGAAGGGCGTAATATTCAGGCGCTGCAGCGCGAAACTGGTGTCGATATTTTAGTTGACGACACACCTGGCATGATTATTTTGTCGAGTTTTGATCCTGTTCGCAGGCAAGTGGCTCGCTTGAGTCTTGAGATGTTGATGAAGGACGGTCGTATTCATCCTGCGCGTATTGAAGAGGTGGTTGCTAAGGCCAAAAAACAGATTGAAAAAGAGGTTCGACAAGCTGGTGAAGATGCTATGCGCGAAACTGGCGTAGTTGGGATTCCGAAGGAAATGCTGCTATTGCTTGGTGAGCTGAAGTTTCGTACCAGCTTCGGTCAGAACGTCTTGAAGCATTCGACTGAGATGGCGCAAATTGCGGGGATGATTGCTGAGGAAATCGGTGCGGACGTGCGCATTACAAAAATTGCTACACTTCTTCATGATGTCGGTAAGGCGGTGTCGCATAAAATTGAGGGCAAGCATCATCATATTGGGGCGGAATTAGCTCGTAAATATGGCATGGATGAGAGAATTGTCCACGCAATCGAAGCACACCACGATGACATCGAAGCGACAACTCCAGAGGCAATTATTGTTCGAGTTTGCGACGCTGCTTCGGCTGCACGTCCAGGTGCGCGTAATGTTTCTGCTGAAAACTTTGCAGAGCGAATGCGCGATTTGGAAAACGTCGCTACGAGTTTTGAGGGAATCGATAAGGCTTATGCAATTTCTGCCGGCCGTGAAGTTCGTGTGATTGTGAGACCTCAGACGGTTGATGATTTGTCGGCGATTAAATTGGCGCGAGATATTGCGACGAAAATTGAGTCGACGATGCAATATCCTGGCACAATTAAGGTTAACGTGATTCGCGAAACGCGAGCAATTGAGTTTGCTAAATAA
- the tsaE gene encoding tRNA (adenosine(37)-N6)-threonylcarbamoyltransferase complex ATPase subunit type 1 TsaE, which translates to MNISSEEKMRELGAAIGRAVSGGEVLELVGDIGAGKTTLTKGIAQALEINEPVQSPTFTISRVYDSPRGLSLAHYDFYRLGNAGIMSEEIREVVDSNSVVVVEWAGAVDDALPSDRLVIKITAISEEERLVEFYPGGKKSDELLRKIKENMA; encoded by the coding sequence GTGAATATTTCTAGTGAAGAGAAAATGCGAGAATTGGGCGCGGCAATTGGTCGGGCTGTTTCTGGCGGGGAAGTTCTGGAATTGGTCGGTGATATTGGCGCGGGGAAAACCACATTGACGAAGGGAATTGCGCAAGCTTTAGAGATCAATGAGCCAGTTCAGAGTCCAACTTTCACGATTTCACGCGTGTACGATTCACCTCGCGGTCTGAGTTTGGCGCATTACGATTTTTATAGATTGGGAAATGCTGGAATTATGAGCGAGGAGATTCGCGAAGTGGTGGATTCTAATTCGGTTGTTGTAGTTGAATGGGCTGGCGCTGTCGATGATGCATTGCCGAGTGATCGGTTGGTGATAAAAATTACTGCGATTAGCGAAGAAGAACGGCTTGTGGAATTTTATCCTGGCGGCAAAAAATCTGATGAACTTTTGAGAAAAATAAAGGAGAATATGGCGTGA
- the tsaB gene encoding tRNA (adenosine(37)-N6)-threonylcarbamoyltransferase complex dimerization subunit type 1 TsaB: MIILLDTSTSTCFLTIVNGENRQDFEWEAGRTLARNLLKFLEEKTGDLHLISGIGVMKGPGSFTGLRIGLTVVNTLADSLNIPIVGAMGDNWRDLALDKLRSGENEKIVMPEYGATANITAPRK; the protein is encoded by the coding sequence GTGATAATTTTATTAGACACTTCAACATCAACATGTTTTTTGACAATAGTCAATGGAGAAAATCGTCAGGATTTTGAATGGGAAGCTGGGCGAACGTTGGCGCGGAATTTGTTGAAATTTTTGGAAGAAAAGACTGGCGATTTGCATCTGATAAGCGGCATTGGCGTGATGAAAGGACCAGGAAGTTTTACGGGGCTGAGAATTGGTTTGACGGTTGTGAATACTTTGGCGGACAGCTTGAATATTCCTATTGTTGGTGCGATGGGTGACAATTGGCGTGATTTGGCTTTGGACAAATTGCGTTCTGGCGAGAATGAAAAAATTGTTATGCCAGAGTACGGTGCTACTGCGAATATCACTGCGCCGCGAAAATAA
- a CDS encoding NUDIX domain-containing protein produces the protein MKFTDEERRAWLASLDRRFSSAAVLIENEQGELLIVKAGYKDHWSLPGGIVDAGESPLEAAIREVKEEVDIQVDPKGLKLAMVASRHSDEFLTHQFVFFTKLENDAFSEIKLQESEIVASKFIAKNEVDFEDMSLLWAIRFWAIDKFGYVNTKIIDNDGVKKEVVEFFSPMIGGK, from the coding sequence ATGAAATTTACAGATGAAGAGCGACGGGCTTGGTTGGCAAGTTTGGATAGGCGTTTTTCTAGTGCGGCGGTGCTGATTGAAAATGAGCAGGGCGAACTATTGATTGTCAAGGCTGGCTATAAAGACCATTGGTCGCTGCCTGGTGGCATTGTTGACGCTGGAGAATCTCCGTTGGAAGCGGCGATACGCGAGGTGAAAGAAGAAGTTGATATTCAGGTCGACCCTAAGGGCTTGAAGCTTGCGATGGTTGCTTCGCGTCATTCTGATGAGTTTTTGACGCATCAATTTGTGTTTTTTACAAAGTTAGAAAACGATGCTTTTTCTGAGATAAAATTGCAGGAATCGGAAATTGTGGCTAGCAAATTTATTGCCAAAAATGAGGTTGACTTTGAAGATATGTCGCTGCTCTGGGCAATCAGATTTTGGGCAATTGATAAATTCGGTTACGTAAATACGAAAATTATTGATAATGACGGCGTGAAAAAAGAAGTTGTAGAATTTTTTTCGCCGATGATTGGAGGGAAATAA
- a CDS encoding 2,3-bisphosphoglycerate-dependent phosphoglycerate mutase produces the protein MGILVISRHGESEWNLLGKWTGWTDVNLTEKGHNDTVRLGALLKGLSFNEAYTSSLKRTQQTLAALLEGCGVENLPTTHATELNERDYGDLTGKNKWEVKAEIGEEAFNGIRRGWDYPVPGGETLKDVYARVVPYFEQEILPKLQNGENILLVAHGNSIRALIKHLDQVPEAEMANVEMPFGQLLVYTFEPGQSLPIKKEVLSVEIEAVNA, from the coding sequence ATGGGAATATTAGTTATTAGTCGGCACGGTGAGAGCGAGTGGAATCTGCTCGGTAAGTGGACTGGCTGGACGGATGTTAATTTGACGGAAAAGGGTCATAATGACACAGTGCGATTGGGCGCTTTATTGAAAGGCTTGTCATTTAATGAAGCTTACACTTCATCATTAAAACGCACACAACAAACTTTGGCAGCACTACTCGAAGGCTGTGGTGTCGAAAATCTACCAACAACGCATGCAACTGAGTTAAACGAGCGTGATTACGGTGATTTGACTGGAAAAAATAAATGGGAAGTTAAAGCGGAGATTGGCGAAGAGGCTTTTAATGGCATTCGGCGCGGTTGGGATTATCCAGTGCCGGGCGGCGAAACTTTGAAAGATGTTTATGCACGAGTTGTTCCATATTTCGAGCAAGAGATTTTGCCGAAATTGCAGAATGGAGAGAATATTTTATTGGTGGCTCACGGCAATTCTATTCGGGCTTTAATTAAACATCTTGATCAAGTTCCAGAGGCTGAGATGGCGAATGTAGAGATGCCATTCGGTCAATTATTGGTTTATACGTTCGAGCCCGGTCAATCTTTGCCAATCAAAAAAGAAGTGCTGTCAGTTGAGATTGAAGCCGTGAATGCTTAG